The Miscanthus floridulus cultivar M001 chromosome 17, ASM1932011v1, whole genome shotgun sequence genome has a window encoding:
- the LOC136518017 gene encoding probable carbohydrate esterase At4g34215 isoform X2, with protein sequence MLLLLLLLVAVASSSLSQEGVVVAGTDVPPSNKLIFILAGQSNMAGRGGVVADRWDGVVPGDCAPSPAVLRLSPDLRWEEAHEPLHAGIDADHHAVGVGPGMAFANALLRSGHAGSPVVGLVPCAVGGTRMAEWGKGTELYAEMLRRARVAVETGGRIGALLWYQGESDTVRWSDATEHGRRMGMLVRDLRADLGIPHLLVIQVGLASGLGHYTQVVRDAQKGIKLRNVRFVDAMGLPLQDGHLHLSTQAQVQLGHMLAQSYLNYGAVQSWGAGLCARVVASVVLFL encoded by the exons atgctgctcctcctcctgctgcttgtCGCCGTCGCCTCCTCCTCCCTATCCCAGGAGGGCGTCGTCGTCGCCGGCACGGACGTGCCGCCGTCCAACAAGCTGATCTTCATCCTGGCGGGGCAGTCCAACATGGCCGGGCGCGGCGGGGTGGTGGCGGACCGCTGGGACGGCGTGGTGCCGGGGGACTGCGCGCCGTCCCCCGCGGTGCTCCGCCTCTCGCCCGACCTGCGGTGGGAGGAGGCCCACGAGCCGCTGCACGCCGGCATCGACGCCGACCACCACGCCGTCGGGGTCGGCCCCGGGATGGCGTTCGCCAACGCGCTGCTGCGGTCGGGCCACGCGGGGAGCCCCGTGGTGGGGCTCGTCCCCTGCGCCGTGGGGGGCACGCGGATGGCCGAGTGGGGCAAGGGCACCGAGCTCTACGCCGAGATGCTGCGCCGGGCCAGGGTCGCCGTCGAGACCGGGGGACGCATCGGGGCGCTGCTGTGGTACCAAGGGGAGAGCGACACCGTCAGGTGGTCCGACGCCACCGAGCACGGGCGGCGGATGGGCATGCTCGTCCGCGACCTCCGCGCCGACCTCGGCATCCCGCACCTCCTCGTCATCCag GTAGGGTTAGCATCAGGCCTAGGACACTATACTCAAGTCGTACGGGATGCTCAGAAAGGGATTAAACTTCGCAACGTCAGATTCGTTGATGCAATGGGGTTGCCGTTGCAAGACGGCCATCTGCATCTAAGCACCCAAGCTCAAGTCCAGCTTGGACATATGTTGGCTCAATCCTATTTAAATTATG GTGCTGTACAGAGTTGGGGGGCTGGCCTGTGTGCCAGAGTAGTGGCGAGTGTAGTCTTGTTCTTGTAA
- the LOC136518017 gene encoding probable carbohydrate esterase At4g34215 isoform X1 has product MLLLLLLLVAVASSSLSQEGVVVAGTDVPPSNKLIFILAGQSNMAGRGGVVADRWDGVVPGDCAPSPAVLRLSPDLRWEEAHEPLHAGIDADHHAVGVGPGMAFANALLRSGHAGSPVVGLVPCAVGGTRMAEWGKGTELYAEMLRRARVAVETGGRIGALLWYQGESDTVRWSDATEHGRRMGMLVRDLRADLGIPHLLVIQVGLASGLGHYTQVVRDAQKGIKLRNVRFVDAMGLPLQDGHLHLSTQAQVQLGHMLAQSYLNYGHAHSRTPKPWWLQIILVFCFISI; this is encoded by the exons atgctgctcctcctcctgctgcttgtCGCCGTCGCCTCCTCCTCCCTATCCCAGGAGGGCGTCGTCGTCGCCGGCACGGACGTGCCGCCGTCCAACAAGCTGATCTTCATCCTGGCGGGGCAGTCCAACATGGCCGGGCGCGGCGGGGTGGTGGCGGACCGCTGGGACGGCGTGGTGCCGGGGGACTGCGCGCCGTCCCCCGCGGTGCTCCGCCTCTCGCCCGACCTGCGGTGGGAGGAGGCCCACGAGCCGCTGCACGCCGGCATCGACGCCGACCACCACGCCGTCGGGGTCGGCCCCGGGATGGCGTTCGCCAACGCGCTGCTGCGGTCGGGCCACGCGGGGAGCCCCGTGGTGGGGCTCGTCCCCTGCGCCGTGGGGGGCACGCGGATGGCCGAGTGGGGCAAGGGCACCGAGCTCTACGCCGAGATGCTGCGCCGGGCCAGGGTCGCCGTCGAGACCGGGGGACGCATCGGGGCGCTGCTGTGGTACCAAGGGGAGAGCGACACCGTCAGGTGGTCCGACGCCACCGAGCACGGGCGGCGGATGGGCATGCTCGTCCGCGACCTCCGCGCCGACCTCGGCATCCCGCACCTCCTCGTCATCCag GTAGGGTTAGCATCAGGCCTAGGACACTATACTCAAGTCGTACGGGATGCTCAGAAAGGGATTAAACTTCGCAACGTCAGATTCGTTGATGCAATGGGGTTGCCGTTGCAAGACGGCCATCTGCATCTAAGCACCCAAGCTCAAGTCCAGCTTGGACATATGTTGGCTCAATCCTATTTAAATTATG GACATGCACACTCTCGAACCCCTAAACCATGGTGGCTGCAAATCATTTTGGTATTTTGCTTCATTTCTATTTGA
- the LOC136518017 gene encoding probable carbohydrate esterase At4g34215 isoform X3, giving the protein MLLLLLLLVAVASSSLSQEGVVVAGTDVPPSNKLIFILAGQSNMAGRGGVVADRWDGVVPGDCAPSPAVLRLSPDLRWEEAHEPLHAGIDADHHAVGVGPGMAFANALLRSGHAGSPVVGLVPCAVGGTRMAEWGKGTELYAEMLRRARVAVETGGRIGALLWYQGESDTVRWSDATEHGRRMGMLVRDLRADLGIPHLLVIQVLYRVGGLACVPE; this is encoded by the exons atgctgctcctcctcctgctgcttgtCGCCGTCGCCTCCTCCTCCCTATCCCAGGAGGGCGTCGTCGTCGCCGGCACGGACGTGCCGCCGTCCAACAAGCTGATCTTCATCCTGGCGGGGCAGTCCAACATGGCCGGGCGCGGCGGGGTGGTGGCGGACCGCTGGGACGGCGTGGTGCCGGGGGACTGCGCGCCGTCCCCCGCGGTGCTCCGCCTCTCGCCCGACCTGCGGTGGGAGGAGGCCCACGAGCCGCTGCACGCCGGCATCGACGCCGACCACCACGCCGTCGGGGTCGGCCCCGGGATGGCGTTCGCCAACGCGCTGCTGCGGTCGGGCCACGCGGGGAGCCCCGTGGTGGGGCTCGTCCCCTGCGCCGTGGGGGGCACGCGGATGGCCGAGTGGGGCAAGGGCACCGAGCTCTACGCCGAGATGCTGCGCCGGGCCAGGGTCGCCGTCGAGACCGGGGGACGCATCGGGGCGCTGCTGTGGTACCAAGGGGAGAGCGACACCGTCAGGTGGTCCGACGCCACCGAGCACGGGCGGCGGATGGGCATGCTCGTCCGCGACCTCCGCGCCGACCTCGGCATCCCGCACCTCCTCGTCATCCag GTGCTGTACAGAGTTGGGGGGCTGGCCTGTGTGCCAGAGTAG